In a single window of the Blattabacterium cuenoti genome:
- the dnaE gene encoding DNA polymerase III subunit alpha codes for MYLIVDTETTGLPISYNLPITHVDNWPRIVQISWQSHDVIGDLIEFKNFIVKPDHYDIPFNAFKIHGITNEKAEKYGVDLNFVLHEFKKTLDKSQCLIGHNLEFDIKVIECEFFRKKKEISFKNKKILDTKEISVSYCKLSGSGKRFKWPTLSELYKKLFEEEIKNLHNAANDVKATARSFLELLRIGIISHEDIGVKKDIILEFRSKYCTKIPYSIVLFKDDHSFLDLKIDLEKGSENEEKKEKIYFENKEKLKKKKYSHIHNHTYFSILYSTINIQSLVERAIHLNMPAVGITDYGNMMGSFHFLDAIHSINKKYYPKKSIKGIIGCEVFISDNYLQNKFTKEEPDKRYQQVFLSKNKKGYHNLAKLCSLGFTEGFYAGIPRIGKKLIEKHKENLIALTGDLNAEIPYTILNYGERKAERVFLWWKDLFGDDFYIELLRHGLEAEDYVNNILLKFSKKYHVKYIIQNNTFYLDKKEANAHDILLCIKNGVKQLTPIGKGRGYRFGFPNHEFYFKSTEEMKDIFFDLPESFDFLEELVNKIESYHISHKILLPKFQIPKSFEDPIDKIDGGNRGENRFLKKITFDGAKKRYQNITQEIQERILFELKTIEKIGYPGYFLIVHNFISQARKMNISVGPGRGSAAGSIVAYCIEITNIDPMKYRLLFERFLNPDRISLPDIDIDFDDRGREKIIEWVVKKYGKHQVAQIITYATMGAKSSIRDIGRVLNLSLKETDRIAKMVPNMLSLKTILSKKNVIEKINQEEKNNIQKLIKIAENKNTLEGKVLQQAEILEGTIRSTGVHACGIIICPYDIQEYIPVSVSKESNLLLTQFDNHVVECAGLLKMDFLGLKTLTIIKEAMNLIKKRHQNISLTEETFPLEDKETYHLFQKGETIAVFQYESTGMQKYLRQLKPDKFDDLIAMTALYRPGPLQYIPNFISRKHGKEAITYDLPEMEEFLKETYGITIYQEQVMLIAQKIAGFSKGYADILRIAMGKKQKERLNKMRYFFINQAINKGYSKNILEKIWKDWEYFSCYAFNKSHATCYAYIAFQTAYLKTHFPCEYMASVLSNNMHNIKQLTFFIEECKKMNISVISPDINESDSFFKVTDYNRIQFGLAGIKGVGKNAVKIILQEREKNGPYTSIFNLVKRIDLRIVNKKTLESLILSGSLDSFHISREQYFHIESDDKLSTLEKIIRFGSKLQKTKNKVEKPIIIRCDLWNNIYKLSREKEVLGIYTSAHPLDDFYYEMKYFTNISLEQLNKKESLLIGKKIYVCGILSKIEKKTYIKNGIKYGVFLLEDYNSSKEFRIYGQQYLKYEPLLIHNNPLYLCISIDKSKYQKYKINILYIEYLQNVLKKLVHKLTIKININNLNNIFIRNIEKLFSQQIGNKKLNIVLYDKVDKIFLNFESIKYEININSNFLKKLEEIKGLDFCLN; via the coding sequence ATGTACCTCATTGTTGATACCGAAACAACAGGATTGCCTATTTCCTATAATTTACCAATTACTCATGTAGATAATTGGCCAAGAATAGTGCAAATTTCATGGCAAAGTCATGATGTAATAGGTGATTTAATAGAATTCAAAAATTTCATTGTAAAACCGGATCATTATGATATTCCTTTTAATGCTTTTAAAATTCATGGAATAACTAATGAAAAAGCTGAAAAATATGGAGTTGATTTAAATTTTGTTCTTCATGAGTTTAAAAAAACTCTTGATAAATCTCAATGCTTAATTGGACATAATTTAGAATTTGATATTAAAGTTATTGAATGTGAATTTTTTAGAAAAAAAAAAGAAATTTCCTTTAAAAATAAAAAAATATTGGATACTAAAGAGATTTCTGTTTCTTATTGCAAATTATCAGGAAGTGGAAAAAGATTTAAATGGCCTACGTTATCTGAATTGTATAAAAAACTTTTTGAAGAAGAAATTAAAAATTTGCATAATGCAGCAAATGATGTAAAAGCTACCGCACGTTCTTTTTTAGAACTATTACGTATCGGAATAATATCACATGAAGATATAGGGGTAAAAAAAGACATTATATTAGAATTCAGAAGTAAATATTGTACAAAAATTCCTTATTCTATAGTTTTATTTAAGGATGATCATTCTTTTTTAGATTTAAAAATAGATTTAGAAAAAGGGAGTGAAAATGAAGAAAAAAAAGAAAAAATTTATTTCGAAAATAAGGAAAAATTAAAAAAAAAAAAGTATTCTCATATTCATAATCATACCTATTTTTCTATTCTTTATTCAACTATAAACATTCAATCTTTAGTAGAAAGAGCTATACATTTAAATATGCCAGCTGTTGGTATCACCGATTATGGAAACATGATGGGTTCTTTTCATTTTTTAGATGCTATTCATTCTATAAATAAAAAATATTATCCAAAAAAATCAATCAAAGGAATTATAGGTTGTGAAGTTTTTATTTCAGATAATTATTTGCAAAATAAATTTACTAAAGAAGAACCGGATAAACGATATCAACAAGTTTTTTTATCCAAGAATAAAAAAGGTTATCATAATTTAGCAAAACTTTGTTCATTAGGTTTTACAGAAGGTTTCTATGCTGGAATTCCTAGAATCGGAAAAAAGTTAATAGAAAAACATAAGGAAAATCTGATTGCTCTTACTGGAGATTTAAATGCAGAAATTCCATATACTATTTTAAATTATGGAGAAAGAAAAGCGGAGAGAGTTTTTTTATGGTGGAAAGATCTTTTTGGAGATGATTTTTATATAGAATTATTGCGTCATGGTCTAGAAGCAGAAGATTATGTAAATAATATATTACTTAAATTTTCTAAAAAATATCATGTAAAATATATTATACAAAACAATACTTTCTATTTAGATAAAAAAGAAGCAAATGCTCATGATATTTTACTTTGTATAAAAAATGGAGTGAAACAGTTAACCCCTATAGGAAAAGGAAGAGGTTATAGGTTTGGTTTTCCTAATCATGAATTTTATTTTAAAAGTACAGAAGAAATGAAAGATATTTTCTTTGATCTTCCAGAATCTTTTGATTTTTTAGAAGAATTGGTTAATAAAATTGAATCTTATCATATTTCGCATAAAATATTGCTTCCAAAATTTCAAATTCCAAAATCATTTGAAGATCCTATAGACAAAATAGATGGAGGAAATAGAGGAGAAAATCGTTTTTTAAAAAAAATAACTTTTGATGGAGCCAAAAAACGTTATCAAAATATTACCCAAGAAATTCAAGAAAGAATTCTTTTTGAATTAAAAACAATAGAAAAAATTGGCTATCCTGGTTATTTTCTCATCGTTCATAATTTCATTTCTCAAGCTAGAAAAATGAATATTTCAGTGGGACCTGGAAGAGGATCAGCTGCTGGATCTATTGTGGCTTATTGTATAGAAATAACCAATATAGATCCAATGAAATATCGTTTGCTTTTTGAACGATTCTTAAATCCTGATAGGATCTCTTTACCAGATATTGATATTGATTTTGATGATAGAGGACGTGAAAAAATTATTGAATGGGTCGTTAAAAAATATGGAAAACATCAAGTAGCTCAAATTATAACCTATGCAACCATGGGAGCTAAATCATCCATTAGAGATATTGGACGTGTATTAAATTTATCTCTAAAAGAAACAGATAGAATTGCCAAAATGGTACCTAATATGCTTTCATTAAAAACAATTTTATCTAAAAAAAATGTGATAGAAAAGATCAATCAAGAAGAAAAGAATAACATTCAAAAATTGATAAAAATTGCGGAAAATAAAAATACATTGGAGGGCAAAGTTTTACAACAAGCAGAAATTTTAGAAGGAACTATAAGAAGTACTGGGGTACACGCTTGTGGAATCATCATCTGTCCATATGATATTCAAGAATATATTCCTGTATCTGTATCAAAAGAATCAAATTTATTGCTTACGCAATTTGATAATCATGTGGTAGAATGTGCTGGATTATTAAAAATGGATTTTCTGGGATTAAAAACACTTACTATTATTAAAGAAGCAATGAACCTTATAAAAAAAAGACATCAAAATATTAGTCTTACGGAAGAGACATTTCCTTTAGAAGATAAGGAAACTTATCATCTTTTTCAAAAAGGAGAAACTATAGCCGTTTTTCAATATGAATCTACAGGGATGCAAAAATATTTGCGTCAACTAAAACCTGATAAATTTGATGATTTAATAGCAATGACAGCATTGTATAGACCTGGTCCTTTGCAATATATTCCTAATTTTATATCCAGAAAACATGGAAAAGAAGCCATTACTTATGATTTACCAGAGATGGAAGAATTTTTAAAAGAAACTTATGGGATAACAATATATCAAGAACAAGTCATGCTAATAGCTCAAAAAATAGCTGGTTTTAGTAAAGGATATGCTGATATTCTTAGAATAGCTATGGGTAAAAAACAAAAAGAAAGACTCAATAAAATGAGATATTTTTTTATTAATCAAGCTATCAATAAAGGTTATTCTAAAAACATTTTAGAGAAAATATGGAAAGATTGGGAATATTTTTCTTGTTATGCTTTTAATAAATCTCATGCTACATGTTATGCTTATATAGCTTTTCAAACTGCTTATTTAAAAACACATTTTCCATGTGAATATATGGCTTCTGTATTAAGTAATAATATGCATAATATTAAACAGCTTACTTTTTTCATAGAAGAATGTAAAAAAATGAATATATCTGTAATTAGTCCGGATATAAATGAAAGTGATTCTTTTTTTAAAGTAACTGATTACAATCGTATTCAGTTTGGTTTAGCCGGAATAAAAGGAGTTGGAAAAAATGCTGTTAAAATTATTCTTCAAGAAAGAGAAAAAAATGGACCATATACTTCTATTTTTAATTTGGTTAAAAGAATAGATTTACGTATAGTGAATAAAAAAACTTTAGAAAGTTTAATTTTATCCGGATCTTTAGACAGTTTCCATATTTCTAGAGAACAATATTTTCATATTGAATCTGATGATAAATTAAGCACTTTAGAAAAAATTATTAGATTTGGATCTAAGTTACAAAAAACAAAAAATAAAGTAGAAAAACCTATCATTATAAGATGTGATTTATGGAATAATATATATAAATTATCCAGAGAAAAAGAGGTGTTAGGTATTTATACTTCTGCACATCCTTTAGATGATTTTTATTATGAAATGAAATATTTTACGAATATATCTTTAGAACAATTAAACAAGAAGGAATCTCTACTTATAGGAAAGAAAATATATGTATGTGGAATTTTATCCAAAATAGAAAAAAAAACATATATAAAAAATGGAATAAAATATGGAGTTTTTTTATTAGAAGATTATAATTCATCTAAGGAATTCAGAATTTATGGACAACAATATTTGAAATATGAGCCTCTTTTAATTCACAATAATCCGTTATATCTATGTATTTCTATTGATAAATCAAAATATCAAAAATATAAAATAAATATTTTATATATAGAATATTTACAAAATGTTCTAAAAAAATTGGTACATAAATTGACAATAAAAATAAACATAAATAATTTGAATAACATATTTATTAGAAATATAGAAAAACTTTTTTCTCAACAAATAGGAAATAAAAAATTAAATATAGTTCTTTATGATAAAGTAGATAAAATTTTTTTAAATTTTGAATCTATAAAATATGAAATTAATATTAATTCAAATTTTTTAAAAAAACTGGAAGAAATAAAAGGATTAGATTTTTGTTTAAACTAG
- the argC gene encoding N-acetyl-gamma-glutamyl-phosphate reductase, producing the protein MIEIGIIGGTGYTAGELIRLIIHHPKTIIKNIVSKSHPGEFIHLIHQDLLGEGEIENIKFTRDLSKEIDIAFLCSGHGQSRKELNNISENIKVIDLSQDFRIKNQSVFNNRNFVYGLPELQKERINKSDNIANPGCFATAILLAILPLAKNKLLKKDIHISAITGSTGSGRRLSDTNHFSWRNNNISAYKIFQHQHLQEIEQIIHQVQNNFYSKIYFVPYRGNFSRGIITTSYTHSILSLERNKEMYEEFYKDHPFVKISDLNIDIKQVVNTNKCILYLIKEKNQLIVISIIDNLIKGASGQAIQNMNLMFDLDETCGLKLKSVRF; encoded by the coding sequence ATGATTGAAATAGGGATTATAGGAGGAACTGGATATACTGCTGGAGAATTGATTAGATTAATCATTCATCATCCAAAAACAATAATTAAAAATATAGTTAGTAAAAGTCATCCAGGAGAATTCATTCATTTGATTCATCAAGATTTATTAGGAGAAGGTGAAATAGAAAATATAAAGTTTACTCGTGATTTAAGTAAAGAAATAGATATTGCATTTCTTTGTTCTGGACATGGACAATCTAGAAAAGAATTGAATAATATATCAGAAAATATAAAAGTGATTGATTTAAGTCAAGATTTCAGAATCAAGAATCAATCCGTTTTTAATAATAGAAATTTTGTATATGGATTACCAGAATTGCAAAAAGAAAGAATAAATAAATCGGATAATATAGCTAATCCTGGATGCTTTGCCACAGCTATTCTTTTGGCAATTCTCCCATTGGCTAAAAATAAATTATTAAAAAAAGATATTCATATTAGTGCTATAACAGGTTCTACAGGATCTGGAAGAAGACTGAGTGACACTAATCATTTTAGTTGGAGAAATAATAATATTTCTGCTTATAAAATTTTTCAACATCAACATTTGCAGGAAATTGAACAAATCATTCATCAAGTACAAAACAATTTTTATTCTAAAATTTATTTCGTACCTTACAGAGGTAATTTTTCTAGAGGAATTATAACTACTTCATATACTCATTCTATTCTTTCTTTGGAAAGAAATAAAGAAATGTATGAAGAATTTTATAAAGATCATCCATTTGTAAAGATTTCCGATCTTAATATTGATATTAAACAAGTTGTTAATACTAATAAATGTATTTTATATCTTATTAAAGAGAAAAATCAACTGATTGTTATAAGCATCATAGATAATCTCATAAAAGGAGCTTCTGGTCAAGCTATACAAAACATGAATCTTATGTTTGATTTGGATGAAACTTGTGGTTTAAAATTAAAATCCGTTCGTTTCTAA
- a CDS encoding argininosuccinate synthase domain-containing protein, whose translation MKIKVRVSHEKDTRYAFLICKKIQESAKIRGTGIAKKDPEYIKLKMIHGDAVIAFCDEELAGFSYLETFQNEKYVVNSGLIVFPEFRKQGLAKIIKIEIFKLSRKKFPNSKIFSITTSNPVIKINTELGFKPVAFSELTQSEEFWKGCQSCANFDILTRNQRKMCLCTGLLYNPNTGNNNNHSYKYKKDKNYLSIGDKIVLAYSGGLDTSYCLKYLIQKNYEVHTVIINTGGFNKNELDQIEERALSIGSNSHKTIDAIEEYYQNCIKYLIFGNVLKNNTYPLSVSSERIFQAIKIAQYATYIQAKAIAHGSTGAGNDQIRFDIAFQIICPEKITLSPIRDMKVSRKEEIEYLKNKGVSICWNQAKYSINKGIWGTSIGGKETLTSYHDFPEKAYPTKLSRKKSENLELEFEKGELVSVNKEKGKAVKNIIKIEKIASEFAIGRGIHIGDTILGIKGRVAFEASAAIIIIKAHHLLEKHILTKWQLYWKEQLSNWYGMLLHEAQYLDPVMRDIEKFLKSTQERLTGTVYIILYPYRFHLVGIKSKFDLMTSSNSSMAQYGEMNYAWTAEDVKGFTKILSNQMKMYHNLNKKNND comes from the coding sequence ATGAAAATAAAAGTTAGAGTATCTCATGAAAAGGATACAAGATATGCTTTCTTAATTTGTAAAAAAATTCAGGAATCAGCAAAAATAAGGGGAACTGGAATAGCCAAAAAAGATCCAGAATATATTAAATTAAAAATGATTCATGGAGATGCGGTAATTGCTTTTTGTGATGAAGAATTAGCGGGGTTTAGTTATCTTGAAACTTTTCAGAATGAAAAATATGTTGTTAATTCCGGTTTAATTGTTTTTCCAGAATTTAGAAAACAAGGATTAGCTAAAATTATTAAAATTGAAATTTTCAAACTTTCTAGAAAAAAATTTCCAAATTCTAAAATTTTTAGTATTACAACAAGTAATCCAGTTATTAAAATTAATACAGAGTTGGGTTTTAAGCCTGTTGCTTTTAGTGAATTAACTCAATCCGAGGAATTTTGGAAAGGATGCCAAAGTTGTGCAAATTTTGATATTTTAACCAGAAACCAAAGAAAAATGTGTTTATGTACAGGTCTTTTATATAATCCGAATACAGGTAATAATAATAATCATAGCTATAAATACAAAAAAGATAAAAATTATCTATCTATTGGAGATAAAATTGTTTTAGCTTATAGTGGGGGTTTAGACACTTCTTATTGTTTAAAATATTTAATACAGAAAAACTATGAAGTTCATACAGTTATTATTAATACAGGAGGTTTTAATAAAAATGAATTAGACCAAATTGAAGAAAGAGCTTTAAGTATTGGATCTAATTCGCACAAAACTATTGATGCTATAGAAGAATACTATCAAAATTGTATAAAATATCTTATATTTGGAAATGTTCTTAAGAATAATACTTATCCACTTTCAGTAAGTTCCGAAAGAATTTTTCAGGCTATTAAAATAGCACAATATGCCACATATATTCAAGCAAAAGCAATTGCACATGGAAGTACGGGAGCTGGAAATGATCAAATTAGATTTGATATAGCTTTTCAAATTATTTGTCCAGAAAAAATAACTTTATCTCCTATAAGAGATATGAAAGTATCTAGAAAAGAAGAAATTGAATATTTGAAAAATAAAGGGGTTTCTATTTGTTGGAATCAAGCTAAATATTCTATCAATAAAGGAATTTGGGGAACTAGTATAGGAGGAAAAGAAACCCTTACTTCTTATCATGATTTTCCGGAAAAGGCTTATCCAACAAAATTAAGTAGAAAAAAAAGTGAGAATTTAGAGTTAGAGTTTGAAAAGGGTGAATTAGTAAGTGTTAATAAAGAAAAAGGAAAAGCTGTAAAAAATATAATCAAAATTGAAAAGATAGCTTCAGAATTTGCTATAGGAAGAGGAATTCATATAGGAGACACTATTTTGGGGATTAAAGGAAGAGTAGCATTCGAAGCTTCAGCTGCTATTATTATTATAAAAGCTCATCATTTATTAGAAAAACATATTCTTACAAAATGGCAACTGTATTGGAAAGAACAATTGTCCAATTGGTATGGCATGTTACTTCATGAAGCTCAATATTTAGATCCTGTCATGCGTGACATAGAAAAGTTTTTAAAAAGTACACAAGAAAGATTAACCGGAACTGTATATATCATTCTTTATCCTTACAGATTTCATTTAGTAGGGATCAAATCTAAATTTGATTTAATGACATCTTCTAATTCTAGTATGGCTCAATATGGAGAAATGAATTATGCTTGGACAGCAGAAGATGTTAAGGGTTTTACAAAAATTTTAAGCAATCAAATGAAAATGTATCACAATTTAAACAAAAAGAATAATGATTGA
- a CDS encoding aspartate aminotransferase family protein produces the protein MKLFDVYPILDIELSKSKESYVFDVQGNMYLDFYGGHAVISIGHTHPYYVQALKEQIDKISYYSNSVYIYQKNKLAHLLGNISGYEDYSLFICNSGSESNENALKIASFHTGKSKVIAFKGSFHGRTSGSLSVTDNYKLISPFNVNTQHETIFIDYQDFDSLEEKLKNKDICAIITEGIQGVSGIIDPGLDFFYKVESFCKKYDTVLIVDEVQSGYGRTGSFFSHQLYSVKPDLITVAKGMGNGFPIGGVLIHPKFKPYYGMLGTTFGGNHLACTAGIAVLEIIQKENLIENAKKMGKILLQKLRIFPEIKKIRGRGLMLGLEFDFPIQDLKNILIYKEKVFVGTSNNPYVLRLLPPLNINENHIKLFLKKLKKALMYLKNGK, from the coding sequence ATGAAATTATTTGACGTTTATCCTATTCTAGATATAGAATTAAGTAAGAGTAAAGAATCTTATGTTTTTGATGTACAAGGAAATATGTATTTAGATTTTTATGGAGGACATGCCGTGATTTCTATTGGACATACGCATCCATATTATGTTCAAGCTCTGAAAGAACAAATTGATAAAATATCCTATTATTCTAATAGCGTTTATATTTATCAAAAAAATAAATTAGCTCATTTACTTGGAAATATTTCTGGATATGAAGATTATTCATTGTTTATATGTAATTCAGGTTCAGAATCTAATGAAAATGCATTGAAAATAGCATCTTTTCATACAGGAAAGAGTAAAGTAATTGCTTTTAAAGGTTCTTTTCATGGAAGAACAAGTGGAAGTCTATCGGTAACGGATAACTATAAATTGATATCTCCTTTTAATGTGAATACTCAACATGAAACTATATTCATAGATTATCAAGATTTTGATTCTCTAGAAGAGAAATTAAAAAATAAAGATATTTGTGCTATAATTACTGAAGGAATACAAGGTGTATCTGGAATTATAGATCCCGGTTTAGATTTTTTTTATAAAGTTGAAAGTTTTTGCAAAAAATATGATACAGTATTAATTGTAGATGAGGTACAAAGTGGATATGGAAGAACAGGATCTTTTTTTTCTCACCAATTGTATTCTGTAAAACCAGATTTAATTACTGTAGCTAAAGGTATGGGGAATGGATTTCCTATAGGAGGAGTACTTATACATCCTAAATTTAAACCATATTATGGTATGTTGGGGACAACTTTCGGGGGGAATCATTTAGCTTGCACTGCTGGTATTGCTGTATTAGAAATTATTCAAAAAGAAAATTTAATTGAAAATGCAAAAAAAATGGGAAAAATATTGTTACAAAAATTACGTATTTTTCCTGAAATTAAAAAAATCAGGGGAAGAGGACTTATGCTAGGATTAGAATTTGATTTTCCTATTCAGGATTTAAAAAACATTTTAATTTATAAAGAGAAAGTATTTGTTGGTACATCTAATAATCCATATGTTTTACGATTACTTCCTCCATTAAATATTAATGAAAATCATATAAAATTATTCCTGAAAAAATTAAAGAAAGCTTTAATGTATCTAAAAAATGGAAAATAA
- the carA gene encoding glutamine-hydrolyzing carbamoyl-phosphate synthase small subunit, with the protein MENNKKGKKAILVLEDGTRYEAYHFGAPKSSSGEVVFNTAMTGYTESITDPSYKGQILTYTYPIIGNYGIPSSSFSEESIYEFYESDRIQVSGLIISYYSNRPYHWNMNQTLSNWLYQNEIPGLYGLDTRFIAKKLRQNGGSMLGKILMESEDLPFYDPNQDNLSEKVSIQKKIIYGNGKHKILLVDFGLKNNILRCLLRRDCSIIRVPWNYDFTKEEYDGLVLSNGPGNPKIYEKPIHYLRIAMKKKQPIFGICLGNQLLGIAAGGDTYKLKYAHRSHNQPVLSLKTGKSFITSQNHGYVLDAKNISREWKIFFKNLNDDTCEGIIHNYKPFFSVQFHPEASSGPKDTEFLFDLFIDSIKKINN; encoded by the coding sequence ATGGAAAATAATAAAAAAGGGAAAAAAGCGATACTTGTATTGGAAGACGGAACTAGATATGAAGCTTATCATTTTGGTGCTCCAAAATCCTCATCCGGAGAAGTTGTATTTAATACAGCTATGACCGGTTATACAGAAAGTATAACAGATCCCTCTTATAAAGGTCAAATACTAACTTATACATATCCCATAATAGGAAATTATGGAATTCCATCTTCTTCTTTCAGTGAAGAATCTATTTATGAATTCTATGAATCAGATAGAATTCAAGTATCCGGTCTTATTATTTCTTATTATTCTAATCGTCCGTATCATTGGAATATGAATCAAACCTTATCGAATTGGTTGTATCAAAATGAAATTCCAGGATTATATGGTTTAGATACTAGATTTATTGCAAAAAAACTTAGACAAAATGGAGGATCCATGTTAGGTAAAATTTTAATGGAAAGTGAAGATTTGCCTTTTTATGATCCGAATCAGGATAATCTTTCTGAAAAAGTATCGATACAAAAAAAAATTATATATGGAAATGGAAAACACAAAATATTACTTGTAGATTTTGGGTTAAAAAATAATATATTACGTTGTTTATTACGAAGAGATTGTTCTATTATAAGAGTACCATGGAATTACGATTTTACGAAAGAAGAATATGATGGATTGGTTCTTTCTAATGGCCCTGGAAATCCTAAAATTTATGAAAAGCCTATACATTATCTTCGTATAGCTATGAAAAAAAAACAACCTATATTTGGCATATGTTTGGGAAATCAACTTTTGGGTATAGCGGCAGGAGGAGATACTTATAAATTGAAATATGCACATAGGAGTCATAATCAACCAGTCTTGTCATTAAAAACAGGAAAAAGTTTTATTACATCACAAAATCATGGATACGTTTTAGATGCAAAAAATATTTCCAGAGAATGGAAAATATTTTTTAAAAATTTAAATGATGATACTTGTGAAGGGATCATACATAATTATAAACCTTTTTTCTCGGTGCAGTTTCATCCAGAAGCTTCAAGTGGACCTAAAGATACCGAATTTTTGTTCGATCTTTTTATAGATTCAATTAAAAAAATAAATAATTAA